Genomic DNA from Bremerella alba:
CATGATGTTCATGATGCCGATACCTCCCACTAGCAGCGAGATCGCAGCAATCAGGCCCATGAAGACCATAAACATAAACTTCGTCTGCCGGGCCTGTTCTAACAGTTCTAGTGGAACCACCACTGAGATATCACGAAGTGTATTGTGGTTCTGCAAGCTCTCACGAACCAGATCAGCCGTATTCATGACTTGATCGGCCTTAGCTACTTTCAACGTGACCTGATTCAGCTCGACGATCTCTCTGGAGAACGTCCCCCCCTCGATCATCACAATATGATCACCGATGCGTTGCCAGAGAGTGCTGATCGGAATGTAAACATCCTTGTCGAATTGTTGGCCAGACAAACTCCCTCCGACGGCAGCTGTTGCTGCCTTGGGCATCAGCACCCCAACCACCGTATAAATATCGTCGTCGACATGAATCGCCTTTCCGATTGGCTTTTCAAAACCGAACAACGTATCGGCGACTTCAGAAGCCAAGACACACACATTCGTCTTATTCTTGACTTCGACATCCGTAATGAAGTGTCCTCGGCGTGGCTGAATCTCCAAATGATTTAACCGGGCATATGCCGGCGTACAACCAACGAGACGACCATTAACCGTATTGGGGCCGTGTCGAAACTGGCGTCTAATTTCTCGAATGGGCGTGGCTGTCTCGACCGAATGCAGCGTTTCTTCCAACAACTTCCAATCGTCTCGCTTCAGCCCATAAGTCAGAGGACCGCGTTGTTCTGAGATAGCTTCTGAAGGAGGTTTCACCGTGCGAACGATGATATTTTCGGCACCCAACTTTTCAATTTGCTGCTGGGCTTTCGCACTAATTCCTTCGCTGATGGCCAGTAACCAAATCACACTTGCGACGCCAATGAAAATACCAAGAATCGTCAGCAGTGACCGCATCGGGTGCAGTAACAAGCTCTTGATTCCAAGTTTCCAAATTCTTAGCCCAAGCATCGGACCGCGTTCCTGTGCATTAAGCCAAATTAAGTGCCGAAGTGTCCATCGTACCGTGGGCGTTCGCTGACCGACGATTCTCGATCGCGTGATCTTCCTGAATCCGTCCATCCATCAAGCGAATTGATCGCTTGGCATGGTGCGACACATCATCTTCGTGGGTCACGAGAATGATCGTGCGCCCCCGATCGTTGAGTGTTTCAAATAGCTGCAAAATCTCTTCGGTCGTCTTGGAATCGAGGTTGCCCGTCGGTTCGTCGGCAAGGATGTAGTCGGGGTTGTTAATCAGACTTCGAGCGACCGCCACACGCTGCTGCTGTCCACCGGAAAGCTGAGTCGGACGGTGCCCCGTGCGATCGCCCAGCCCAACCATTCGGGCCAGTTCCCTTGCACGCTTGTGATCAGCTGACGTGACGTTCCCTCGATAGAACAGAGGAACTTCAATATTCTCGATTACCGTTAGCTGCTGAATAAGATTGTACGACTGGAAAACAAAACCAATCCGCGACGCTCGAAGCTGTGAGAGCTGATCGTCGGATAGCTTGCTTGTATCGTTCCCACCCAGGACAACCTGACCCGAAGTGGGGCGATCGAGACACCCGAGCATGTTCAGTAGCGTACTTTTGCCGCTACCGGATGTTCCCATGATGGATACGTAGTCACCCTCAGGAACATCGAAGTTGATTCCTCGCAGTGCGTGAACCGTTTCGCCTTTGAGGTGATAGATCTTCTTGAGGTCAACTACGCGCGTGGCGTAATTCACTGAGCTCCCCCCACTGCTTGCGGCGATTGATCTTCAGCTATCCTTACGGGATCTTCCTCCAGAGCTTCATCGGTACTGGTCACCGCGATCAATTCGTTGCGTTGTATCATGCCGTCCCCGTCCTGGTCAGCGTTGGTATATTTTTCATCACCACTGGCCGCCAATTCATCCGACGAGAGGACACCATCGTTGTTGGCGTCGAACTTCTTTAGCACTTGATCAACCAATTGCGTTGCGTTGCCCGTCCGTTCTCCCTGACCTGGACTTTTTTCAGGAGCAGGGTTACCTCGCCCTTGTCGCCCTTTTGGATTGCCATCCTCTTGGTCGTTTGGATTAAGCTGCTCAGGAGCGAGTTCTGGCATGTCGACGGTATCCATCAAACGGCGAGGACTCATCGAAACGTACTCTCCCGCTTCAAG
This window encodes:
- a CDS encoding ABC transporter permease, with protein sequence MLGLRIWKLGIKSLLLHPMRSLLTILGIFIGVASVIWLLAISEGISAKAQQQIEKLGAENIIVRTVKPPSEAISEQRGPLTYGLKRDDWKLLEETLHSVETATPIREIRRQFRHGPNTVNGRLVGCTPAYARLNHLEIQPRRGHFITDVEVKNKTNVCVLASEVADTLFGFEKPIGKAIHVDDDIYTVVGVLMPKAATAAVGGSLSGQQFDKDVYIPISTLWQRIGDHIVMIEGGTFSREIVELNQVTLKVAKADQVMNTADLVRESLQNHNTLRDISVVVPLELLEQARQTKFMFMVFMGLIAAISLLVGGIGIMNIMLATVTERTREIGIRRALGAKRGDIIRQFLVETIVLSVVGGLTGVLGGLLCIPAVDLARFLANSYDPALVAQLPDSIRDVSPQIVPLSIPLAFGISVLVGVVFGLYPASRAADLDPIEALRAAN
- a CDS encoding ABC transporter ATP-binding protein; protein product: MNYATRVVDLKKIYHLKGETVHALRGINFDVPEGDYVSIMGTSGSGKSTLLNMLGCLDRPTSGQVVLGGNDTSKLSDDQLSQLRASRIGFVFQSYNLIQQLTVIENIEVPLFYRGNVTSADHKRARELARMVGLGDRTGHRPTQLSGGQQQRVAVARSLINNPDYILADEPTGNLDSKTTEEILQLFETLNDRGRTIILVTHEDDVSHHAKRSIRLMDGRIQEDHAIENRRSANAHGTMDTSALNLA